The following is a genomic window from Elaeis guineensis isolate ETL-2024a chromosome 10, EG11, whole genome shotgun sequence.
TGCACCCCTTGTTTCAGACAAATTGAAAGAAAGAAACATGGCTAGTCATTCTCCAACACCACATGTCCCATCCAGAATGACATCACGTATATCCATTGCACGGGCCTAATATATAGGAAACCATGTGAATTCAAAGGATGGGTATTTCTGGAGCAATCCATTCAAGTGTGCAGGGATGGGCCATCAAGGAGAAGATAAAGTCTTGTTACAACTTAAATGCATGGAATGAGAGACGAGAGGTCACTCATGGGGGACAATTAACTAGTTCGGCCAACGGACACGATAAGTACTTGGACCTCACCTTGGTTTGTAGCCAATCTGGCGAACCTCAAATTTATTCTCTCAGAGAGGTAATAGTTGATGAATTCATGGTTCACTTCACGTGTGAATGTCCGTAGGCCTTTGGGCAGGGTGAGAAGGCTATCCATAATAAGGTATTACACATAAGGGGTAGATGAGCGCATGTAGTCATGCAATATAAGGATGATATCGTTTTTGTACTTAGGTGAAGGCAAATTAAAGAGTACTTGCCAAACAAGAATGAACGAATGGCCAAAGATAGGTCTTTGATACCATGCTTTCATTTCAAAATGAATTTTTAGTTGTCTTAGGTTGTTTAAGATACCGCTATGAATTAATGGTCAAAGAAGCAccttttctttttaaattctCGAGTCAAGTCAGTTTGTCGTTGAGCCAATGAAGTACCCAACAAAATTATCCAACATCAACTTAGTCTCAAGAAGACAGGTTGCTTTATTAGATATCAAAGTAAAGCATAATCTAAAGTGAAAAGaactataattgtataattaatggGTAAAGCCAAGAGTTAACAATAACATTTAATAAAATGAAAGAAAGGCTCTAATGTATAATAGACAGGACTTTAGCATTTAAAAGGTAATCATAGAAACAATAACAAAaccagacttttttttttttttttgtatcagtagaatttcttattttcagatGAAATGCCCAGaaggaataaaaaattatagtggaGAATGCCATAATAGCAAAAAGTCATTGAAATTTATatcttatatattaaaataatttattttattattaattaatggtAGGAAGAACGATCGAAAGAAGAGAAATCAATTAGTTATTCATTAAAGTTAATTTGATCCAATGACTAGGCTCAGACAACGATATGCAGCCTGGAAAACAATACTTAATTTATTTTCACCAATCTATATTGAGGCTCGTTCAAGACTTACCTACTCAATAGAACGTGACCGCTTCGGTTACACCCTCAATTTATTGACACTGATAATATTAACTAGAACACCGTTGGACGAGACTATTTGGATAGAGATGCAGACAACAATCAGTTTCATTTCCTCCATTACCGGAAGGTATATGACTGCTAAAAACTTCTCAACCTTAGgcttatgacaaaaaaaaaaaaaaaaatgaatgaattaATATTGAATAGCTAAAGGAAAAATGGAAGATCAGTTGATTCATTCTAGGCAACGGTACTGATGCTTTAAAATTCATAAGTATGGAGAACACATTTGGAACTCTGACGTATTCTACAGGCTCAAAGATGTTGTTTATCTGATGAATGAGAGAAGCAAACATTCAAAATATGGAACGACAGTGAACCTAATGATATCACAGTCATTCCCGATATTCCTTATCTAGCTATGGGATTTAAAACAATAAATAAACAGCAATGATATATGAGAGATACATGTACACTTTGGCCATATGCATTTGGAAATTGTTGCATTCCTGTTCGTAAAGAATGGAAGGCCACCCCAGTGTGGACAATTTTATTAAACAATATTGGAAGAGATGGACTCTAATGGAAACCAAAGAAAATTATTTGAGGAATTTTAAGAAAAGAATAATTGTTCGGTATGACTAAATCATCCATTACATATAACTTAATGATCACTGACAGTTGAAATtacagaaaataatcttataagtaacTAAGTTACTAAAACAATAATCTGAACTTGCATCTGCTAACATGCTTTGATTATAAAGTAATTAATGAATATTTCCTTTTGAAATAGAATGATGCTAATCAAGCAAAACCAATTACTATTTTGTTATATCTAGTTGGTTTGAGGTACAAATAGAAAATGGAGGTTAGGAGGTTTGTATTATATGATCAAAAGTGCTTCAATAAACGATCTCTCGTATCAATATAAGGCTTACAGAAACCAAAAAATCCTCAAATTGAAGAAAGCCAAGTTATAAAAAataagtcacaaaaatttttgaaacaaaaaTTCGACAGATTATATGCCAGAAAGCAAATACTTTTGCAATCTGAACTCATCACCAACAAGTCTGTATGATTAGAAACACAGAAAATTTTATGATGCACGAATATGAGATTCAAGATTCTATATGATACAGGCCATGAAGGAATATTGGCATAGAAGGTACCACATCAAATCCAAGAACCATCTGTAATTAAGCCATAGATGACCAAAATTTTCCAAAAAATGATTAATGAATTACATTTACTAGCTTTAAGTACGAGAGATTACATTTACTTGGATAGTGTTGCTAACATTGCATTTGGTTGCTCGTGTCGCATGGGCTTCATGCCACTGTGTGCCCACGCCTTTTTCTAAATCATTATAATGCTTAAATTATAATCATGACGTCTATAACATCGAGGGTTAATTTCTTATGCACGTACAGGTCTTTCTTAGGGTGCATAAAGTCAGGTAAGTAGATTAATTGGACTCATTATATATACCTTTTTTCTGTCATAGTATATATACTTAAATATAAACAAGTGAGCTATTAATTTACAATAAACCATAACACGTCATCATGTTGAGACCACAGTTTTCATGAATTTGCTTCAATTAGGTATTCCAGGTGAGAAAAGAAAagtgtcttgatcattttttgagaataatGATGGGAGCATGAGCAATCAGAAAATGTATCCAAAATCATTAGATGTAAAGCTTTCAATTCGGAATCCAAATAGCTGGGGACTGAAATAGCAAATTGCTTAGATAATGAACGATATCGATCAAAATTAACAAGATGGTGGCTTATTCTAGTTTATTAAGAAGGTAGTGGCTTCAAGTAAGGCGATTGAGTCAGCATTTCTGAGATTCAGTAGTGTATCTTCTTAGATTGTTAAATTGCAGTTACTAGAGTTCACCAGGATCTATTCTCAATCAATCTATCTAGAACGGTGAAGTTGATATGAATTTGAGTTATGCAAGCTTCCGATTAGTTTCTTCTAATCCTAAGTATGATATCATCATGACTTATTTTTCATATTTGGTAATCTCTTTTCACATAAATGGCATGGCATTGCTTCTTACATTACTGTGGATCTTTCTAATGTGGGGCTTCTCAGCCCTTTTGTGTAGGATTAGCTTTTCTTGCATTACGATGTATGTTTTTCTCTGTTCTCCCTGCAATTTTATGGATTGAGAGCTAAGCCATATTTTTGGTGTCATGTCACAGCTAACTTTGGGAAAATAAATTGAAACAGATGATGATGCCATTCAACAAAAAAGACAGAGCTCATTTCTAGGTAgacggagctgaatgcattccatTTGATCAGATGTGATGTTGAACAGTTAAAATCAGACTTTCCAGCATggcattaacatgacacacccaACTTCAAATGCAATGGATAAAACATGAAAACAATTTACCACTCTATGGTTCAAGAAATTTGAACTACAATGAAGATAAGGATGATCAATATTTTGAATTAGAAGGAAAACCCAATGGCAAATAGTCAATGTAAAAAAACACTAAGCACAGTGCACAATACACTCATTCACTCTACAAATTTGCGTCGATGAAGCCAAATTTCACTTTTGCTGAaaactgtctttttttttttttttttttttttgtaacgtTGATGAAGTTCCATACATGAACAAGTATTTTTTTTCAGTAACAAATtccaccaacaatatatatatgcaCCTTAAAATGTTCCAAATAGTTAGAACTAGTGAAGAATAAAGCAGGCAGGTGACCTTAAAATGTTCCAAATAGTTAGAACTAGTGAAGAATAAAGCAGGCAGGTGTAGGTGTGACCCATCTACACAGTTTTGATGGATTTTCATTATAATGTAATAAGTTGAGTGACTGATACTCCAAGAAAGCCAATGATCTGCAAACTGTTTATACCAGACTGATCTGTCTTCTTGGTGAAATGAAGACAAGGATGCTGATGCGCATGATTGGAACAAACCACAGGAGATGTTCTTAAAAAGTTGAATTCGGTACAAtattaactttttattttttgggcGGTATTAACTATTAGGTTTTCACAAACCATCCAAGTCACAACTGGTATTTGGTAAAGCCAGTCCTTGAAGAAATTGGATTGTGTTATAGGCAATATAGTCCAGCAAATTCACCCAAATtccaaaattattataaatataaaagcaACCAATTGGATGCGAATGCAAGCGAACAAGAGTATGAACGTGAAAGAACAAGAACTGAGGCCACTTGATACCAAATCTATGAAAAACAAGGAGTTGGCTACGGTACAATAGTGTGTGAAACAAGAAAgaccaagtcctacttgcatcaaGATAGAATTAGTTTGTCAAAGATGCAAATGGCTTGAGTCACGTTAAGTCTTTTCCAGGAATATCTCACCCTAACGTTTTGGCTTCATCCTATTCTCGCCGAGTTGTTACATTTACCAATCTACCTCGCTCCAATAAATTAAAGAAATGAGCAAGAAACAGATGCCACACTTaacttctttctactacccccaaaagaaaaggaaagaaaaagtaaCCAACCAAACTACAAAGAATTACTTCTTGTTCTAAGTTGTTGTATCACATGTTAACAATTGCACTCATTCACAGAGAAAACGAGCATCTGTTCCTATTCATTCTCTTAATAAAATGGCTGATGGGATGCAGAAGGTTTTCCTTCCttggttcttctcttttttctttctttctttttttggaaAGACAGATGGTTGCCCATCATCTTTATTGAGAAATGAAACTGATACATCTATCCACGGGTAAAGGATGAGGAAACAGAAGCAACCAATTGCAGGAAGATTAAGAGTGGGTTAAGGATGGGATGTGCATTAGGCCTTTGTTTCTTGAGGAAGAGGGCACATAAAAGAGTCGGCCAGTCTATTTTCTATCGACCGGAACATTGCATCagacatgaaaaactccaagagctGTCAAATCTAATAAGCTATAGCTGGGTCTGGTCGTAGCAAAGAGGCCAAACGAAACAGCAATCATCAAAATCCCACCCCAGCCTCCATGTCTTCCAAATTGAAGCTCCAAGACTCCTCGAAATCCCAACCCTGTAAAAGTCCATGGAGATGAATCCAATAGCTTCATcacctctcctctcttccatTCATCTCTGGCTACAAAACcgactccttaaaaaaaaaaaaatatatatatatatataaaaccaaACTCTCCTGGTCTAGCTATGAaaccatcaaagaaaaataacaTACTCTAAATGATAAGAGTAGaataaagagaaagaagaagaaaagaataggACATTCAATTGAAACTTGCACAAAAATatagacagaaaaaaaaaaaaaaggcgacATTGCATTGGAATCGTCTAATTCTACAGTAGTACATGGATAGTTTACAAAATAGCACATGCAATGACATCGACACAAGCATTAAACAAACAaacagaaataataataataataataataatagtaaaaggAAACAAAGAAGCATAAACATTTTTCCCTTTTTATTGGCTCAACTATATAtcgagagaggaaggaagagagggggaCTTATATTAGTAGGACGGTGGAGGACGAGGAGCCGCGGAAGCCCAAGCGCCGAACACCTCGTGTGGCATCTGGCCATTGGGCAGCAGATTCGGTGGCAGGTTATACAGCGCTGGCATTGACGACGGGTCCACCGCCGCCAACCCTCCAAACGATGACTGCTGCGACGCCGATCCGTGCCCCCCCGGGGGGCTTTGCTGCAGAGTTGCCATCCCCTCCGCTCCCCCGGGCGCGGCCACCTCTGCGGCCGCCGCCTCGGCCTCCTCGTCCCCCAGTGGCAGCCGCTCGTAGATGGCGTTGGTGAACGTGGCGGCGATTACCATCACCGGCCCCGATGCCACCAGCTCCCCCATCACCCTGCCCCCCACCACCTGCCCCTGCCCGCCGGCGAGGTACACGGTCAGCCCCGTGGCTCCCGGCGGCGATGGTGCCGGCAAGAAGGCCCCGGAGAGGGAGAGGATCTCGAAGCGGCCGTGGAGGGTGACGACGGCCCCCGGTGGGGCCGCAGGCTGGCGGAGAGTTACGTCAGTCACAACGCCGCTGCCGCTGAGAATGGAGACACCGCGCTGCCGCCGGCGAGCAAACACGGCGATGGCGTCCATGATGTCGGTCCCGCTAGCGATCTCCAGGACGTGGGAGCGGAGGGCATTCGGGCTCTCCCGGGTGATGATAATGGGCGGCTTCGGCTTGTTCTTGGATCCGGGAGGGCGGCCGCGGGGGCGGCGGCCGGAGGCACCTCCGCCTGCGGATCCGGCCTCAGCGACATCGAAACCATTGTCTGGGGACTGGTCGTCGGCGTTGGCTTCGTCGTCGTTGGGGTGGTTGTTGCTGCCGCTGCTGTTGGTGGTGGTGGGGTTGATGTCTTGGTCCGGCCGATGAGGACTGAGGTGGGAGTTGGTGAAGTTGCGGAGGTGGAGAGGAGAGGCCGAGGTCGGAGAGGTGATGACCGGGTCGACACCTCCCATGGCCACGCTGCCGGCCCACCACCGGTTCGCCAGCTTTTCTTCTTCGAGTATTAGCTCAATAGACCAACTAAGACAAGGGAACCTATACTAAGTTTCTCGTCTTTTATAGCTTGCCGTTTCTACTACTCCCTTATTAAATTTATTCATCTACCGCAGGATCCAGATAACAATTTATTCTCTACTCTTCACTTCCATTTTCTTCCATATTCCTTGACTTCCTGCTGGTAGTCCTTGATGAAAGAAACTGAAGAGTTATGGGTCCAAGAACAAAACAtctcattaatttcaaaatttgagCTTCCCTTAGAATTTCCTCCTCTTCCTTACAACTCTTCCCTTGAAGGGATCAAAGCCAACTGACTTGCTTTCCTCGCTTTTTACCAGATCTcccaaaatatatatttcaaaacaaCAGAAAGAGAGCTGGAGAGGATTAATATTAAACTATATTTCCATGGGACACCGGAAAGTCGTTTATATGAATTGAATTAGGCAACCAAAACCACACTAGTTGCACCCTCTGTAAGGATCCTAGAACATAAGCAAGTAAGAATCGTAGATCAGACTAGTTCTAAGACGCACCTTCTAAACCATAGAGATGCACCGATTTCATAGACTACGAGATCTGTAGTTTGAAGACTTGGTGTCTCAGCTTTCTTTCATAAATAAACCTGTGAAGACTCTGGCTGTGCTCTTTATTTATCTCGGCTTTCTGACTCCACGGCTCACGGCAAGTATAGGATACCCCCGCCGCCCCAGGCTGCCGCTGCTTCTACTTCTGCGGTGGCTTATCAGAAGCTATGCTTCTTTCTTTCCAGATCCATCCTTCAtcggaggggaaaaaaaaaggggagaggacCATCGTACTTATCCAGTTATCCAGCTATTCCCTCTTCTTGCTCTCTCTTGTAACATGCTATCCCTGGGGTAATGCATTATTACTCTTTCCTTAGATCGATTACTCTTCTTTTGGATTATGATATATTCCCTCAAATACCCCCCCTGTTTGGTTTGTTAGCCTGGTATGGGATCTTGAGTTAATAAAGGTTTGGGCTTGTTTGGGTCGACATCGAGAGGTGGGGAAGGGGCGGGGGAGGTTGAGAGGTGATGTGGGGTAACGTGCGCATGAGGAAGTGGGTGGGGAGTGGGAACACGTCACTGTCTCCAGTCCCGACACAGCATCGAATGCCAAGATCGGAGGGGAGAGGGCATCAATAAAAAGGGAGGCCCACTCCTCTAAAAGAAGAACCGCCCATCTCCGATTTAGGACAAAATCCATAATCACCGTTTTTCTAACCCACTAATACGTGTTCCGCACCCAATGTGAGTGCCTTCCTTAGGGCTGTTGATTTCTTTTAAAGTCACTCAACACCTTGACCGAACGTAAAACTTTTAGTTATCCACTGACTATTCCTGCGCTGGTGTAGTGAGCTTTTATACAGTAAGATGCTGTTATTTGGACGATACGATCGTCGAGATGATGTGAGCATTTAGATGGTGCGTAAATATTGAGACGGTAtatttttcatcaagtttgatatattattaaaataatattaaaataataattttttatatttaatatatcatcaaatgattgactatgataatatataaaatatcattagATATTAGTATGTAATAATTACTGTATAACTTGATTAAATATTATTCATTcacaatttttcataaaaatatatagtaataataataataatatttattattattattatattgtatATCTATACTGATTAGACTATAAAATGATAtgatgataatattatatataatcgaATTTAgctagatttagtcaattttgaCCATCAGTATCAGGATTGATTGTTATAAATGATTtagtcgatcaaaacaaaatgagaaaaaaaaatataaagaatttagcatgatccattcataccaattaataatgtatgtctatagaaataaaatagacatccaataaataaataaaagatatccaTACTATTTAACTAAACctgtcaataaaaataaaatatatatgtaGTAGATAAATAAAAGATATCTATACCAATTTACCATACCTACGAATCAAAATAAAATAGACATCTTTAATAGGGGTGTTATTAAAGATAAAagtcaaagaaaagaaagagattaggagggatttttttttctctccaatttattAATCAGGGATGTTTTTGTCCTAAAATAACTTTAGCACATCATCAATATCCGATAATATGCTATTACCTAGCATATGTGTGGTAATAGCATCACTGGACAATGTAATGATGCTATGATCGAATTTATTATTGGATTTTTTGTTATTAGATGGGATTTTGTAATATCAAACAAGATGATCACCTAACTTACATTATTAGGGTGATGTAAAATATTATCCTTTGCTAAACAACACCTAATAATACCCCCCACGTCAGTATGATATGGTTGGAAGCTCGAGATTTGGACTGTGGCATGAGACGAGATGAATGATGATTGAGTTGGTTATAATTGAATGGGATCATACCAACTTAAGCTGAATAAGATAAATTTGGATAATTGGCCCAGGTTTGAAAAGATCTAATTCAAACTGAAATTGGATGGCATCTGTTATGGTGTAGAAGAGAGGATATCATTAATCTCATATTGGTTGTGATTCAAAGACTTTGACTTATATAAAAAGAGATCATCTTTTCTATGTGAGACatcttttgaaggataaaatcgtgAGACCCATAGATCAGAGTGGATAATACATTACATGCCGAGCCATGAGCTCTTAAAGAATAAGATCGTGAGGCACGTCCCAAACTATGAGCCATTGGTCATAACAGTTATGTTGTGCACCTTTTGAAGGGCAAAATTATTATATCCATTGGTTAAAGCAGATAATACCTTACATGCCAAGCTATAAGTCCTTGGCTATAATAGTGGCATGCCATAAAAGAGGAGGGCACTTCTTGTTCGTACTCAGAACTTTTTTAATCGAAGAGCTATGTTGTGGTATAGAAGGAAGAGCATCATTAGTCTCATATTGATTATGAGTCAAGAAAGACtttgatttatataaaaaaagaCCATCTTTTTCGTGTGAGGCATCTTTTGAAAGGCAAAATCGTAAAGTCGATAGATTAGAACTAACAATACCTTATATACCAAGCCATGAACCTTTGGCCACAACCATCGTAGGTTCGCCCCCTACCACAACAGCATCCATTTCAAGTTTACAAAGATCTACTATAGCTATGTATTACTACTATCACTGTTGCTGATGCTAAGAACAGTAACATTGaccataataataatataagcaTAGAAAGTATGTGAAATTAACATATCCATTACGGCATAATTTCTTACAATTTTCATACCGGTGAACTCTAATGCTCTCTTATCATTTTATTATCACATCTAATGTGGTTAAAATATACCAACAAATTAAAAGTTGATACATGGTGTAGAgaagttgaattttattttaactcAAATATTTGGATTGGTTTAGATGAAAAAAAAGCATAAATTTCTTCTCATTGAATCAAGAACtctaaaatttgaatccataaaaaAAACTCTTCATCAATAAAAGAAAGGCCCAACACCCAAAAGAGGTATTCAAACTCTTTCTttcatttcttaaaaaaaaaaaaaaaatcaaattttttatttatttttttattattttttaaaatattttctgacttaaatatcGGAGGGCTCAACTAAAATCAATTTTTCAATATACAGGAGATGTATTGTGGATTATTGAAGTATAGACCTGTCAGAATCCTCTAATCACCGTATCGGATTTTGGATGGCAACACCATCCAACTAATAACATAAGAAGTAAAATTTCaaacttttctttgtaatctttATCCTTTTGATTTTTACCATTAGATTTCTTGTCCTGATTTACATGTCAAACTGCGTTTCGGATCAATTAATGGTACGCCAATGGTTTTTAGCATTCATCAAATAATATATGATACAATGGCaatcaaataaaatttatatgtacattcaaaaaagttaaataatattatataggaTGCGAGCTTGACTAACCACACAccatattctcaaaaaaaaaaaaaaatcttattagtATGTTTGCTTTGTCTTTAACTTGATCCAATCAGCGTCGTTAACGTTCGGATAACTTATCTCtacagaaaaaaaaagggaaaaaaaaaagaaaagaagaagaagaagagggagaagaaaacGTTTGGATAACTAATGATGCACCTTAGCCCGTGACTGGTCCATAAGTACAAAATTAAGCAGGTCTTGTGCAGA
Proteins encoded in this region:
- the LOC105034370 gene encoding AT-hook motif nuclear-localized protein 20, producing MGGVDPVITSPTSASPLHLRNFTNSHLSPHRPDQDINPTTTNSSGSNNHPNDDEANADDQSPDNGFDVAEAGSAGGGASGRRPRGRPPGSKNKPKPPIIITRESPNALRSHVLEIASGTDIMDAIAVFARRRQRGVSILSGSGVVTDVTLRQPAAPPGAVVTLHGRFEILSLSGAFLPAPSPPGATGLTVYLAGGQGQVVGGRVMGELVASGPVMVIAATFTNAIYERLPLGDEEAEAAAAEVAAPGGAEGMATLQQSPPGGHGSASQQSSFGGLAAVDPSSMPALYNLPPNLLPNGQMPHEVFGAWASAAPRPPPSY